One part of the Rutidosis leptorrhynchoides isolate AG116_Rl617_1_P2 chromosome 1, CSIRO_AGI_Rlap_v1, whole genome shotgun sequence genome encodes these proteins:
- the LOC139873601 gene encoding transcription factor MYB17-like isoform X2, whose protein sequence is MVRAPCCSKIGLKRGTWTQQEDDLLIDFINKNGQGLLRCGKSCRLRWINYLRQDIIRGPLNPDEEKLIIQLHAILGNRWAAIAAQLPGRTDNEIKNVWNTRLKRRLMSMGIDPQTHQPFRVDGSTKRLLPASSSTRHMAQWESARLEAEARPSMESSASSVVQSPIKITYTDHFLRLWHSEVGESFRKGTTFCCSPVSGTTNLKKSKLGQEQEPYSEISCATKSGDGVTFCNGFTNPSSPSEMEDPSDIELESFFDFHGHTDISLEAQLN, encoded by the exons ATGGTTCGAGCACCTTGCTGTTCGAAAATAGGATTGAAAAGAGGAACCTGGACTCAACAAGAAGACGATCTGCTCATTGATTTTATTAACAAAAATGGACAGG GTCTGCTTCGATGTGGGAAAAGTTGTCGTCTCCGGTGGATAAACTACCTCCGCCAGGACATCATACGTGGGCCCCTCAACCCCGACGAAGAAAAACTCATCATCCAGTTGCATGCCATTCTTGGCAACAG GTGGGCTGCAATTGCTGCTCAGTTACCAGGACGAACAGATAACGAGATCAAGAACGTATGGAACACTCGCTTAAAAAGGCGCCTTATGTCTATGGGTATTGACCCACAGACACACCAGCCGTTTAGGGTAGACGGCTCAACTAAGAGACTCCTGCCCGCCTCCTCTTCCACCCGCCACATGGCGCAATGGGAGAGTGCCAGGCTGGAAGCTGAGGCCCGACCCTCGATGGAATCTTCAGCTTCGTCCGTAGTCCAATCACCAATCAAGATAACCTACACCGACCACTTCCTACGTCTTTGGCATTCAGAAGTCGGTGAATCTTTTCGAAAGGGAACGACGTTCTGTTGTAGTCCAGTCTCTGGGACCACCAATTTAAAGAAGTCTAAACTAGGACAAGAACAAGAACCATATTCAGAAATCTCATGTGCGACAAAGAGTGGTGATGGCGTAACGTTCTGCAACGGGTTTACGAACCCATCGAGCCCAAGTGAAATGGAAGATCCATCAGATATAGAACTAGAGTCTTTCTTTGATTTCCATGGGCATACTGATATCAGCTTAGAAGCTCAGTTAAATTAA
- the LOC139873601 gene encoding transcription factor MYB17-like isoform X1, with protein MVRAPCCSKIGLKRGTWTQQEDDLLIDFINKNGQGNWRSLPKLAGLLRCGKSCRLRWINYLRQDIIRGPLNPDEEKLIIQLHAILGNRWAAIAAQLPGRTDNEIKNVWNTRLKRRLMSMGIDPQTHQPFRVDGSTKRLLPASSSTRHMAQWESARLEAEARPSMESSASSVVQSPIKITYTDHFLRLWHSEVGESFRKGTTFCCSPVSGTTNLKKSKLGQEQEPYSEISCATKSGDGVTFCNGFTNPSSPSEMEDPSDIELESFFDFHGHTDISLEAQLN; from the exons ATGGTTCGAGCACCTTGCTGTTCGAAAATAGGATTGAAAAGAGGAACCTGGACTCAACAAGAAGACGATCTGCTCATTGATTTTATTAACAAAAATGGACAGGGTAACTGGCGTTCTCTCCCTAAACTCGCTG GTCTGCTTCGATGTGGGAAAAGTTGTCGTCTCCGGTGGATAAACTACCTCCGCCAGGACATCATACGTGGGCCCCTCAACCCCGACGAAGAAAAACTCATCATCCAGTTGCATGCCATTCTTGGCAACAG GTGGGCTGCAATTGCTGCTCAGTTACCAGGACGAACAGATAACGAGATCAAGAACGTATGGAACACTCGCTTAAAAAGGCGCCTTATGTCTATGGGTATTGACCCACAGACACACCAGCCGTTTAGGGTAGACGGCTCAACTAAGAGACTCCTGCCCGCCTCCTCTTCCACCCGCCACATGGCGCAATGGGAGAGTGCCAGGCTGGAAGCTGAGGCCCGACCCTCGATGGAATCTTCAGCTTCGTCCGTAGTCCAATCACCAATCAAGATAACCTACACCGACCACTTCCTACGTCTTTGGCATTCAGAAGTCGGTGAATCTTTTCGAAAGGGAACGACGTTCTGTTGTAGTCCAGTCTCTGGGACCACCAATTTAAAGAAGTCTAAACTAGGACAAGAACAAGAACCATATTCAGAAATCTCATGTGCGACAAAGAGTGGTGATGGCGTAACGTTCTGCAACGGGTTTACGAACCCATCGAGCCCAAGTGAAATGGAAGATCCATCAGATATAGAACTAGAGTCTTTCTTTGATTTCCATGGGCATACTGATATCAGCTTAGAAGCTCAGTTAAATTAA
- the LOC139873616 gene encoding remorin-like isoform X2, whose translation MALVKKKTPVPEVKKEKSSLDRDVALAEVEKEKKLSFVKAWEETEKSKAENKAQKELSAITAWENTKRADIEAKLKQIEEKFDKKKAEYGEKMKNKVGLVHQQAEEKRAMVNAKKGEDMLKAEELAAKYRATGSVPKKLIGCFGA comes from the exons ATGGCTCTTGTGAAGAAAA AGACTCCGGTTCCTGAGGTGAAGAAAGAAAAGAGTTCCCTTGATAGAG ATGTCGCTTTGGCTGAAGTTGAAAAGGAAAAGAAATTGTCTTTCGTCAAGGCCTGGGAGGAAACCGAAAAATCTAAGGCGGAAAACAA GGCACAAAAAGAGCTATCCGCCATAACAGCATGGGAAAACACAAAGAGAGCAGATATCGAAGCTAAGTTGAAACAAATTGAG GAGAAATTCGACAAGAAAAAAGCAGAATATGGAGAAAAGATGAAGAACAAGGTGGGTTTGGTTCATCAACAAGCTGAAGAAAAACGCGCAATGGTCAATGCCAAAAAAGGAGAAGATATGCTGAAAGCAGAAGAGTTAGCTGCTAAATATCGTGCCACTGGAAGCGTTCCAAAAAAGCTCATTGGTTGCTTTGGCGCTTAA
- the LOC139873616 gene encoding remorin-like isoform X1, with amino-acid sequence MATEVPVQVESELAPEPPLAAVPEPAPAKVETPVEVVHETKPVAFAEKTPVPEVKKEKSSLDRDVALAEVEKEKKLSFVKAWEETEKSKAENKAQKELSAITAWENTKRADIEAKLKQIEEKFDKKKAEYGEKMKNKVGLVHQQAEEKRAMVNAKKGEDMLKAEELAAKYRATGSVPKKLIGCFGA; translated from the exons ATGGCAACTGAAGTACCTGTACAAGTTGAATCTGAATTAGCGCCGGAACCGCCACTGGCAGCAGTACCGGAACCGGCTCCAGCAAAGGTTGAGACGCCGGTTGAGGTTGTACATGAAACAAAGCCTGTCGCTTTTGCTGAAA AGACTCCGGTTCCTGAGGTGAAGAAAGAAAAGAGTTCCCTTGATAGAG ATGTCGCTTTGGCTGAAGTTGAAAAGGAAAAGAAATTGTCTTTCGTCAAGGCCTGGGAGGAAACCGAAAAATCTAAGGCGGAAAACAA GGCACAAAAAGAGCTATCCGCCATAACAGCATGGGAAAACACAAAGAGAGCAGATATCGAAGCTAAGTTGAAACAAATTGAG GAGAAATTCGACAAGAAAAAAGCAGAATATGGAGAAAAGATGAAGAACAAGGTGGGTTTGGTTCATCAACAAGCTGAAGAAAAACGCGCAATGGTCAATGCCAAAAAAGGAGAAGATATGCTGAAAGCAGAAGAGTTAGCTGCTAAATATCGTGCCACTGGAAGCGTTCCAAAAAAGCTCATTGGTTGCTTTGGCGCTTAA
- the LOC139903717 gene encoding uncharacterized protein, which produces MPIPSSDVVLSMNWLKDHKASIRCHRMIISFLVTSGKRVMACGDWGGFRCPLLLMMKAQKSLDKKCDSFLAYVIDVKKEENVESDISVVSEYPEVFPDELLGLPMIREVEYKIELVPGATPVVKAPYRLASSEIREMMS; this is translated from the coding sequence ATGCCTATACCAAGCTCTGATGTAGTGTTAAGTATGAATTGGCTTAAGGACCATAAGGCCAGTATTAGGTGCCATAGGATGATTATCTCTTTTCTTGTGACTAGTGGAAAACGAGTAATGGCTTGTGGTGATTGGGGAGGGTTCCGTTGTCCGTTATTGTTGATGATGAAAGCTCAGAAATCTTTGGACAAGAAATGTGATTCTTTCTTAGCTTATGTGATTGATGTAAAGAAGGAAGAGAATGTAGAGTCCGATATTTCCGTAGTGTCTGAATATCCCGAAGTGTTCCCTGATGAATTGTTAGGCTTACCGATGatcagggaagttgaatataagatcgaATTAGTGCCAGGGGCTACGCCAGTTGTCAAAGCTCCGTATAGATTAGCTTCTTCagaaattcgtgaaatgatgtccTAA